The Candidatus Mycosynbacter amalyticus genome contains the following window.
CGATCCGGAAGCAACCGAAGCGATTCTTATCTCGAAGAATGGTCAGACGATTCGACTGGCACTTGGTGATATTAAGTTGCTTGGTCGCACTACACAAGGCGTGACAATCATGCGTCTTGCGGATGGCGACAGCGTGTCTTCAATCGGCTTGATTAGCGAAAAACCAGAGGTGGAAGAAGAGTAATATGTCCCCGTATCTGCTCGCAATACTCCTGGCATGGCTGGCGGCACAAGGCGCCAAATATGTCACGAGTATTGTGCGAACAGGTAAGCTGACAGATTGGCGCCAGCTATATATCTCGGGTGGAATGCCGAGTGCGCATAGCGCAACGATGATCGCTATTACGACCGTCATCGGTCTTCGGGACGGATTTAACAGTGGATTATTCGGATTAGCGGTTATGGTGTCGGTGATTGTGATGTACGATGCCATGATGGTGCGCCGTTCAAGTGGTGCTCAAGGCGAAGCGCTGAAGGCACTGATAACAGAGTTGAAGAGCGTCATCGCTGCGCCAAAAGTCGTGCGTGGTCACCAACCGACTGAAGTACTGATAGGGGCACTAGTGGGCGTGGCTGTCGGGTACATTGTCTTTTTGGCTACGATTTAATGCAAGAAAACTATTGACGCCAACCCTGTTTGTGCGGTAAGCTAAGTATCAGTCTGGTCGTGAGCGGGGTACTCGGAAACGAAAGGCCTCACGTAAGCGACAAAAACAATTTGGTTTTGTGGAGCGAAGCGAGCAGATTTAGAATGTTCATTAACAATTAGGTTGTGCAAATCATCGTCAGTTAATTATGTATAGTAGCTAGGTATTGGATTTTCCAATACATTTTATGGAGAGTTTGATCCTGGCTCAGGATGAATGCTGGCGGCGTGCCTAACACATGCAAGTCGAGCGGCAGCGCGGGTAGTTTACTACCTGGCGGCGAGCGGCGGACGGCTGAGTAACGCGTGGGAACGTGCCCCAAAGTGAGGGATAAGCATCGGAAACGGTGTCTAATACCGCATATGGTCTTCGGATTAAAGGATTTATCCGCTTTGGGAGCGGCCCGCGTTAGATTAGGTAGTTGGTAGGGTAATGGCCTACCAAGCCTACGATCTATAGCTGGTCTGAGAGGATGATCAGCCAGACTGGAACTGAGACACGGTCCAGACTCCTACGGGAGGCAGCAGTGAGGAATCTTCCACAATGGGCGAAAGCCTGATGGAGCAACGCCGCGTGAAGGATGAAGGCCCTCGGGTCGTAAACTTCTTTTATAAGTGAAGAATATGACGGTAACTTATGAATAAGCACCGGCTAACTACGTGCCAGCAGCCGCGGTCATACGTAGGGTGCAAGCATTATCCGGAGTGACTGGGCGTAAAGAGTTGCGTAGGCGGTTAGTAAAGCGAATAGTGAAACCTGGTGGCTCAACCATTCAGACTATTATTCGAACTCACTAACTCGAGAATGGTAGAGGTAATTGGAATTTCTAGTGTAGGAGTGAAATCCGTAGATATTAGAAGGAACACCAATGGCGTAGGCAGATTACTGGACCATTTCTGACGCTAAGGCACGAAAGCGTGGGGAGCGAACCGGATTAGATACCCGGGTAGTCCACGCCGTAAACGATGGATACTAGCTGTTGGAGGTATCGACCCCTTCAGTAGCGAAGCTAACGCGTTAAGTATCCCGCCTGTGGAGTACGGTCGCAAGACTAAAACATAAAGGAATTGACGGGGACCCGCACAAGCGGTGGATCATGTTCTTTAATTCGATGATAAACGAAGAACCTTACCAGGGTTTGACATCCCGAGAATTAACCCGAAAGGGTTGAGTGCTTTATTGAACTCGGTGACAGATGTTGCATGGCCGTCGTCAGCTCGTGTCGTGAGATGTTTGGTTAAGTCCATCAACGAGCGCAACCCTTGTGAATAGTTGTATTTTTCTATTCAGACTGCCCCGGTAACGGGGAGGAAGGAGGGGATGATGTCAGGTCAGTATTACTCTTACATCCTGGGCTAGAAACGTGATACAATGGCAAGTACAATGCGCAGCGAAGCCGCGAGGTGAAGCAAATCGCATCAAAGCTTGTCCCAGTTCGGATTGGAGGCTGAAACTCGCCTCCATGAAGTCGGAATCGCTAGTAATCGCAGGTCAGCAAACTGCGGTGAATACGTTCCCGGGTCTTGTACACACCGCCCGTCAAGCCATGAAAGTGACCAACACCCGAAGTCCGATTCGTCGGCCTAAGGTGGGGGGCATGATTGGGGTTAAGTCGTAACAAGGTATCCGTACCGGAAGGTGCGGATGGATTACCTCCTTTCTAGGGAGAAACTATGCCTGCTGTTCGAGCAATCAACAGTAGAGCTAGGTCGGTCTTGTTATTGTGCTGAGCTTACACAATAAGTATCTTCTCATTTAGAGAAGACAAGACAAAGTTCAACAAAAAACCTATATAGACTGCTTGATGATTTGCACAACCAGATTGTTAATACGAAAACTACCTTCCTTAATGGAGGGTAGTTTTTGGTTGGACAGGGGTGAGAGGATGCTCAGGACTCACCTAGCATACTCTAGTAGTGCGAGTTGTGATTATTCTTCGACAACAGGGGGCGGCGTATCGGCACCACCACTGATACCACCGAAGAGTGACCCTAACACTAAGTGTAGGATAAGTGGTACGATATTGATCATTGTAAGGAACCCTACTACGATAGCAATCAGCGAGTAGAGCTTATAACGCTCGTAATCTGCCATACCACCGCCCATAGCGTTAGCAATCGGTTGGTGAAAGCGCAGTACAAGGGTGGCCACGATCATGATGCCGAGCCCTGCGAATGCCCAACTAAAGTTGAATTCATATCCCATGTCACCAGTATACTCTTGCAAATCATGAAAATCTACGCTAAAATGGACTAAGTCTGTCGACGAACCTACAGAGGTGAGAAGGCGGAAGATGTTTACATTTTGGGGCGTTAGCTCAGTTGGCTAGAGCACCTGCTTTGCAAGCAGGGGGTCCGGGGTTCGAGTCCCCGACGCTCCACCAAGATTTGTGCCCATCCCCAGGATGGGCCTAAATCTTGGTCAATCATCGATGTCGATGATTGATAGCGCACCTTCCCATATGGGGTGAACCAGGCTTCGGTCTGGAACACTCCACCAGAATTTATATCCACACCCCTAGAGAAGTGTGGGCGATTAGCTCAGCTGGTTAGAGCGCGTCACTGATAATGACGAGGTCGGAGGTTCAAGTCCCTCATCGCCCACCATTCTCTAGGGGTGTATTTCATATGTTACCTTGCACAAATTGTATACTATACTCGAAGATGATGGCCGTAGAAAAATTTCGAGGAAAGTATTTTCCGTTTAGCAATATGTACCCACTAACAGAATGGATACGAGCTGACTGTGGTGTATTAGTACCTACGTCCGAGCATGCTTATATGTCTGCTCGATTTCGAGACCCTGTCGTTCAACTGCACGTAGCGAACGCGAGGGCAACCGACGAAAGCTCAGTTGTCGGTAATGGTCGTGCGGCAAAAGAGAGGGCGTATTGGTATATAGATCGAGGAGCATCGCTCCTCGTGAGTGACGAGACGGCGAAGATTGCATTGATGAAGCGAGTGGTAGCTCGCAAGTTGCAGGCTAATCCAGAAATACAGTCTCTTTTAAAAGAGACTGGAGATGAAGATATTTACGAGGGGAATGATTGGGGTGACAATTTTTGGGGTGTGTCTCCAGTGGGATCGCGACATGGCAAGAATAACCTTGGCAAAATCCTCATGGAGCTAAGAACCTGCGCGGATGGTTAGATCAAACAAATGGCCTTGGTGCTGTGCTATAATCTTGAGCACGATCAATTAAAATAAATATAGTATGCTCGAGTTTTTTCTTACTAGTCTTATCATCCTGATCTCTCTGTATGGATATATTGTGTATGGCTTCGAAACGATGCGTCGCGCGCTGCGACCGCGGACGGCAACCTGGCTTATCTGGGCAATTCTCAGTACCTGCGTAGCATATCTACAACTTAAGCATGGTGCAGGCTTGGGCGCAGTGGTGACAATCGTGGCGGCTGGAGGTAACTATATACTCGCCGGTATGGCGTGGCATTATGGGCACAAAAACATCCATCCGATCGACATATTGAGTAGTCTTGCGGCTGTCGGCGTGTTGGTTCTCTGGGCGACAGCTAGCGATCAGGTAACGACAGCATTTGCGACGCTTGCGTATCTGTTTGGATTCCTGCCGACGTTTGAGCGCGCATGGCGTAAGCCCTACGATGAGATTATGACACCGTTTGTGATGAATATGCTCAAGTATGCGCTGTCGCTATTACTGATCGGTAACTATGCTATCGAGACGACCCTATACCCTGCGATTCTCGCGATCTTCAACGCTTCGTTTCTCGTGATGATGCTAAGTCGGCGAAAACTCAAAAAACTGCCCAAAAAACCTATTGCAAAAAAACGCCGTACACGCTATAGTTAGTAGCAGTGAAGCGAATGTTCTAAGGAACCTCTGGCGGTGTGAAAACACTTCGTACTACGTATCTACAGCGAGTACAAACTACAACATTTACCACTTTACAAATTGCGAGGCGAAGTGGTAATATCAGAAAGCTGCTTTCTGGAAGAGTTTTGAGCGCAAACAGGTAGTCCACCACGATATGTGTTGAACTAAAGTGTGCTCTCAAAGTGTGACAGTGCAGGGACGTTAACAATTTACAGAAGAAATTAGAGTTTTTATAGATTGACGGCTTAGTTTTTGCTCTGTAGCAATTACTAGTTAAGTCAATGCATAAAAAGGTACTCAAGGGCACACAATGGATGCCTAGACGTATATTACCGAAGAAGGACGTGGAAGGCTGCGATAAGCCTCGGGGAGCTGTCATCAAGCTTTGATCCGGGGATGTCCGAATGGGGAAACCCGGCATGAGTCATGTCATGTCACCTCTACCTGAATACATAGGGTAGTTGGCGGGAACCATCTGAACTGAAACATCTTAGTAGGATGAGGAAAAGAAAGTAAATAACGATACCGAAAGTAGTGGCGAGCGAAATCGGTAGAGCCCAAACCTTTTAAGTTTTCATGTGTTCGCATGTGAATAAGTTGATAGACGAATACTTATGAGGGGTTGTGATATCACACGAGACCAAGTCAGAGCACTGAAATTCGTTTCAGTAATCTGATTTGCGACCAGCGACTATCATCGTCTGGATAAGGTAAGAAAACTGCGTGGTTAGCGGAATAGTTTGAATGACTAACCAAAGAACGTGAAAGTCGTGTATGCGAAAACGACGCGGACCTTATACGTGTTTTATCGAGTAGGGCGGGGCACGAGAAACCCTGTCTGAATCTGGATGGACCACCACCCAAGGCTAAATATAATATACGATCGATAGTGAACTAGTACAGCGATGGAAAGGTGAAAAGAACCCCGGGAGGGGAGTGAAATAGATCCTGAAATTGTGTGCCTACAAGGAGTCGGAGCCCTTCGGGGTGACGGCGTGCTTTTTGTAGAACGATCCAGCGAGTTAATTTCGTGTGCAAGGTTAAGTCTAGTGACGGAGCCACAGTGAAAGCGAGCCTGAATAGGGCGAATTAGTACACGGAATTAGACCCGAAACCGGGTGACCTAACCATGGGCAGGCTGAAGCTACTGTAACAGGTAGTGAAGGGCCGAACCAGGACGCGCAGCAAAGCGTTTGGATGACCTGTGGTTAGCGGTGAAATGCCAATCGAACTCGGAGATAGCTGGTTCTCCTCGAAATAGCTTTAGGGCTAGCGTCGAGTTAGTAGCACATAGGGGTAGAGCTCTGTCAAGGACTGGGGCTGGCAACGGTACCCACCCTTAACAAACTACGAATACTATGTGTGTAACCTCGGCAGTCAGAACATCGGTGCTAAGATCGGTGCTCAAAAGGGAAACAGCCCAGACCATCGTCTAAGGTCCCTAAATTTACACTCAGTGGGAAACAAGGTGAGATTTCTTAAACAGCGAGGATGTTGGCTTAGAAGCAGCCATTCATTTAAAGAGTGCGTAACAGCTCACTCGTCAAGAGATCTTGCGTGGAAAATGTAACGGGGCTAAAGTGTAATACCGAAGACATGGATTGTACGATTTATCGTGCAGTGGTAGAGGAGCGTTCCTATCAGCGGTGAAGTCAGATTGGAAAGTCTGGTGGAGCGGTAGGAAGTGAGAATGCTGGAATGAGTAACCATAAGACAGGTGAGAATCCTGTCGGCCGTAAGAGCAAGGTTTCCTGAGCCATGGTAATCATCTCAGGGTTAGTCGGGCCTAAGCCGAGGCGCAGAGCGTAGGCGATGGACATCAGGTTAATATTCCTGAACCGGTTAAGTTTTGTACACTGTTCACGGGTAAGTAGTCGAAGCGGATTCATGGTATGTATCCGTCCAACCGAGCGGGAACGCAAAGGGAGTGAAAGTGAGTCTTCGGACTTACGATTTTGGCGAAAGACCTGGCTAGAAAAGCAGGTGTACGCGTGGACTTAGCCGCCCGTACCGCAAACCAACACAGGTGCTCGAGTCGAGTAGACTCAGGCTTACGAGAGACCCTTCGCTAAGGAACTCGGCAAACAAGCGACCGTAACTTCGGGATAAGGTCTGCCCCCACTTCGGTGGATAGGAATTGTATGTCACGTTCACTCAGCAAGAGTTAACAGGTTAAAGGGCGATAGTAACGATATCGCATGAGTACGCGATAGTTTAATGGCGCAAGTCGTTGAATTATTCGTCGAAAAATCCTTTTTAATAACCATCGCAAAATTTATTTTGTGAGATTTTTTCTGAGACAGAAGCAATATGAAAGCATGCGTAAGCATGGAGTCTAAAGCTTTTTGAACGCGAATACCTTCGTATCTAACGATGTGGGGGCCGCAGCAAAAGAGCCCACGGAACTGTTTATCAAAAACACAGGTCTCTGCTAACACGAAAGTGGATGTATAGGGGCTGACTCCTGCCCGGTGCCGGAAGGTTAAGGGGACTGGTTCACGCTAGGAACTGAAGCCCCGGTGAACGGCGGCGGTAACTATAACCGTCCTAAGGTAGCGAAATTCCTTGTCAGGTAAGTTCTGACCCGCACGAATGGAGTAATCATGTGGGCACTGTCTCAGCGAAGGCCTCGGTGAAAGTGCATTGGCGGTAAAGATGCCGTCTGTCCGTACCAGGACGAGAAGACCCCATGGAGCTTTACTACAGCTTTACATTGATCCGGGTTACAACATGTGTAGCATAGGTGGGAGACTTTGAAGCAGATACGCCAGTGTTTGTGGAGTCGCAGGTGAAATACCACCCTTGTTGTGATCTTGATCTCACGGTGACCGTTATCCGGTTACCGGACCGTGTATGGTGGGTAGTTTAACTGGGGCGGTTGCCTCCTAAAGAGTAGCGGAGGCGTTCAAAGGTTGGCTAGCAACGGATGGAAATCGTTGTGATAGTGCATGCGCAAAAGCCAGCTTGACTGTGAGGAGTACATTCCAATCAGATACGAAAGTAGGAGCAAGTGATCCGCTGTACGTACATTTGTACATGAATGTGGGATCGACAGCGCAAACGGATAAAAGTTACCCTGGGGATAACAGGCTTATAGCGCCCAATAGTTCACATAGACGGCGCTGTTTGGCACCTCGATGTCGGCTCATCACATCCTGGAGGGGGAGCACCTTCCAAGGGTTCGGCTGTTCGCCGATTAAAGTGGTACGCGAGCTGGGTTCAGAACGTC
Protein-coding sequences here:
- a CDS encoding divergent PAP2 family protein, coding for MSPYLLAILLAWLAAQGAKYVTSIVRTGKLTDWRQLYISGGMPSAHSATMIAITTVIGLRDGFNSGLFGLAVMVSVIVMYDAMMVRRSSGAQGEALKALITELKSVIAAPKVVRGHQPTEVLIGALVGVAVGYIVFLATI
- a CDS encoding NADAR family protein; translation: MMAVEKFRGKYFPFSNMYPLTEWIRADCGVLVPTSEHAYMSARFRDPVVQLHVANARATDESSVVGNGRAAKERAYWYIDRGASLLVSDETAKIALMKRVVARKLQANPEIQSLLKETGDEDIYEGNDWGDNFWGVSPVGSRHGKNNLGKILMELRTCADG